A region from the Beduinella massiliensis genome encodes:
- a CDS encoding sporulation initiation factor Spo0A C-terminal domain-containing protein: MKNTLPIVMTLGGHISRCGYAYLATAVSLTLERGQYPSRALMRHLYPDVAALHSTTTAQAARNIARVVEDIWMHGDRQRLCEIAGYTVVEKPTPGELILMLANYISGGDMAAM, from the coding sequence ATGAAAAATACCCTACCGATCGTCATGACGTTGGGCGGGCATATCTCCCGCTGCGGGTACGCATATCTCGCCACGGCCGTCTCGCTCACCCTCGAGCGGGGACAGTATCCATCCCGGGCGTTGATGCGGCACCTTTATCCGGATGTGGCGGCCCTTCACAGCACGACCACCGCGCAGGCGGCGCGCAACATCGCGCGCGTGGTCGAGGACATCTGGATGCACGGCGACCGGCAGCGCCTATGCGAAATCGCGGGATATACGGTGGTCGAAAAGCCGACGCCGGGCGAGCTGATCCTGATGCTTGCCAATTACATTTCCGGCGGGGACATGGCCGCGAT
- a CDS encoding Spx/MgsR family RNA polymerase-binding regulatory protein, whose translation MLFVCYPKCTTCQKARRFLEARGASFTVRDIKEERPTAEELSAWQQRSGLPLRRFFNTSGLEYRALNLKERLSDMPEEEQLSLLASSGMLVKRPLLVADDFVLVGFREAEWAQRL comes from the coding sequence ATGCTGTTTGTCTGCTATCCCAAGTGCACCACCTGCCAAAAGGCGCGCCGCTTCCTGGAAGCGCGCGGCGCTTCGTTTACCGTCCGCGACATCAAGGAGGAGAGGCCCACGGCGGAGGAGCTCTCCGCCTGGCAGCAGCGCAGCGGCCTTCCGCTCAGACGCTTTTTTAACACGAGCGGGCTGGAGTATCGGGCGCTGAATCTGAAGGAGCGCCTGTCGGACATGCCGGAGGAAGAGCAGCTTTCGCTGCTCGCCTCGAGCGGCATGCTGGTAAAGCGTCCGCTGCTCGTCGCGGACGACTTCGTGCTGGTGGGCTTCCGCGAGGCGGAGTGGGCGCAGCGCCTGTAA
- a CDS encoding copper homeostasis protein CutC, with the protein MKSFVLECCVDSVESAVEAELGGATRLELCACLPVGGLTPTRALFDAVRRAVDLPVRVLLRPRAGDFLYTQAEFGVLVEEARAYRAAGADGLVLGCLTPQGALDVPRMEALMRAADGLPVTLSRAFDLCADPLPALCAAQELGVEAILTSGCAASARAGAEMLAMLSQWARGISVMAGAGVDAAVVGELLESTAITCFHLSAKRRVESGMAFQRPGVPMGLPGLGEDVFRTDREAVRAARDVLDRWARA; encoded by the coding sequence ATGAAATCTTTTGTGCTCGAATGCTGCGTGGACAGCGTGGAATCCGCCGTGGAGGCGGAGCTGGGCGGCGCGACGCGGCTGGAGCTGTGCGCGTGCCTGCCCGTGGGCGGCCTCACGCCCACCCGCGCGCTTTTCGACGCGGTGCGCCGGGCGGTGGACCTGCCGGTGCGGGTGCTGCTGCGCCCGCGCGCGGGCGACTTCCTGTACACCCAGGCGGAGTTTGGCGTGCTGGTCGAAGAGGCGCGTGCGTATCGTGCGGCGGGGGCGGACGGGCTCGTCCTCGGCTGCCTCACGCCGCAGGGCGCGCTGGACGTCCCGCGCATGGAGGCGCTGATGCGCGCGGCGGACGGCCTGCCCGTGACGCTCTCCCGCGCGTTCGACCTGTGCGCGGACCCGCTGCCCGCGCTGTGCGCGGCGCAGGAGCTGGGCGTCGAGGCGATCCTGACGTCCGGCTGCGCGGCGAGCGCCCGGGCGGGCGCGGAAATGCTTGCGATGCTCTCGCAGTGGGCGCGGGGCATTTCGGTGATGGCGGGCGCGGGCGTCGACGCGGCGGTCGTCGGGGAATTGCTCGAATCGACCGCCATCACCTGCTTTCACCTGTCGGCCAAGCGGCGGGTTGAAAGCGGCATGGCGTTTCAAAGGCCCGGCGTGCCCATGGGGCTGCCGGGCCTGGGGGAGGACGTGTTTCGGACCGACCGCGAGGCCGTGCGCGCGGCGCGCGACGTGCTCGACCGCTGGGCGAGGGCGTAG
- a CDS encoding sigma-70 family RNA polymerase sigma factor, translated as MKKAESRDALCGRRGPGKRYDCMDKEEFTRRLLQSEQMLYRIARTLLSSDADCADAVQEAVANAWQHRDTLREEAYFQTWLTRILINACRTQQRRMRRLVPVAQLPERYEAPPPDPGVREALFALPPALRLPTVLHYIEGFSLEEIARSTRTPVGTVKYRLYQARRRLRLEIQPDAAMPIGERSR; from the coding sequence ATGAAAAAAGCGGAGAGCCGCGACGCCCTGTGCGGACGGCGCGGCCCGGGAAAGCGGTATGATTGCATGGACAAGGAAGAATTCACGCGCAGGCTGCTTCAAAGCGAGCAGATGCTCTATCGCATCGCGCGCACGCTGCTTTCGAGCGACGCGGACTGCGCCGACGCGGTGCAGGAGGCGGTTGCGAACGCATGGCAGCACCGGGATACGCTGCGCGAGGAGGCCTACTTTCAGACCTGGCTGACGCGCATCCTGATCAACGCGTGCCGCACGCAGCAGCGGCGCATGCGGCGGCTCGTGCCGGTCGCGCAGCTCCCGGAGCGCTACGAGGCCCCGCCGCCGGACCCCGGCGTGCGCGAGGCGCTCTTCGCGCTGCCGCCCGCGCTTCGCCTGCCCACGGTGCTGCATTATATCGAGGGGTTTTCCCTGGAGGAAATCGCCCGCAGCACGCGCACGCCGGTAGGCACGGTGAAGTACCGTCTGTATCAGGCAAGGCGGCGGCTGCGGCTGGAAATCCAGCCGGACGCCGCGATGCCCATCGGAGAAAGGAGCCGTTAA
- a CDS encoding ATP-binding protein: MGVDVRAMLNHLAGTAVYVIRQDDHALLYFNDRVREVTPGVRLGDACHDVWRGTCDNCPLLGIEGKEYNVTVNYDDPFGAVVDLSATRMEWEGGVPAFLVCVTPHAALPGERQIEERFQKSREERAFWERLTSFLIRKDYLSLATVDAATGQYHFILRRGLGMLPGMPQDGTMQDVGPEGLPELHPNDVDYAFSGFTREKILASLDRGDAEYALRFRLRGPDGDYRWTALSFSRMPGDARTLVATLRDISEIQEARLRGEMADRSLELAMQRVYDGIVYFNLTQRRIEMLRQSGAYDLKSLINESLTSQYGLVHEADRAAWEETLNSEEVLRRFLSGERAITTEARCRGRDGRWHWLNVTLLRMEDSAAGDVMGMCLVQTIDERKAVEHRGAEFLAGASALFEELILLNLKTGQFTLRKRSDTWASLPSGGAYTELNEQYERTQIHPDDRAMFRAQFSLPALRAAVGAGRTRISAELRHLSADGDWRWTELCVVAMPEDADGAMQVLCTYRDIHELRLSREEQRLANERFAHAVRRLYSVVLEGDLLRDEVYVWTFEEGRVCRKRGERSLSAYIHEDAQSALHPDYREEFLRRFDVNRLRATFAAGQPEVYFEAPRREHGGEYRWFAMQAQACGPDQRQVMFYFKDLDDTRREEERKRKELLDALRLAEQASGAKTDFLSRMSHDIRTPMNAILGMTAIALQNAEDPPRVRDCLKKIDLSAGYLLSLISDILDMSKIESGKLSLSQEPFDLGELLGGVGEIIRGQAEKKRQRFRVQIPGALETMYVGDPLRLRQILMNLLSNAVKYTPEGGHVALRADVQEEASGDAMLTVWVEDDGIGMSEAFLKRMYEPFEQENAGGGRVFEGTGLGLSITHSLVNLLNGAIEVRSAPGRGTRFTVRLPLYRAHSRVASEPAAGAEEEARFHGERVLLVEDNALNMEIASTLLSERGLVVDEAVNGREALERFAQSAPRAYSAVLMDIRMPVMDGLEATRGIRALPRPDAAAVPILALTANAFSEEKARAREAGMTDYLTKPIDMRRLYEALARAWAQDGKEEN, encoded by the coding sequence ATGGGCGTCGACGTCAGGGCCATGCTCAACCATCTGGCCGGCACGGCGGTATACGTGATACGCCAGGACGATCACGCGCTGCTCTACTTCAACGACCGCGTGCGCGAGGTGACGCCCGGCGTGCGGCTGGGGGACGCCTGTCACGACGTCTGGCGCGGCACCTGCGACAACTGCCCGCTCCTGGGCATCGAGGGCAAGGAGTACAACGTCACCGTCAATTATGACGACCCCTTCGGCGCGGTGGTCGATCTTTCCGCCACCCGCATGGAGTGGGAGGGCGGCGTGCCCGCCTTCCTCGTCTGCGTGACGCCGCACGCGGCGCTGCCCGGCGAGCGCCAGATCGAGGAAAGGTTCCAAAAGAGCCGCGAGGAACGCGCCTTTTGGGAGCGGCTCACCAGCTTTCTCATCCGCAAGGACTACCTCTCCCTGGCGACGGTGGACGCGGCCACGGGCCAGTACCACTTCATCCTGCGCCGCGGGCTGGGCATGCTGCCGGGCATGCCGCAGGACGGAACCATGCAGGACGTCGGGCCGGAGGGCCTGCCCGAACTGCACCCGAACGACGTGGACTACGCGTTCTCCGGCTTTACCCGCGAAAAAATCCTCGCGTCGCTCGACCGGGGCGACGCGGAATACGCGCTGCGCTTTCGCCTGCGCGGGCCGGACGGGGACTACCGCTGGACGGCGCTCTCCTTTTCGCGCATGCCGGGGGACGCGCGCACGCTGGTCGCCACCCTGCGCGACATCAGCGAGATTCAGGAAGCGCGCCTGCGCGGGGAGATGGCGGATCGCAGCCTGGAGCTGGCGATGCAGCGCGTGTACGACGGCATCGTCTATTTCAACCTCACGCAGCGCCGCATCGAAATGCTGCGCCAGAGCGGGGCGTACGACCTCAAGTCGCTCATCAACGAAAGCCTCACGTCGCAATACGGCCTGGTGCACGAGGCGGACCGCGCGGCCTGGGAAGAGACGCTGAACAGCGAGGAGGTGCTTCGCCGCTTTCTTTCCGGCGAGCGCGCGATCACGACGGAGGCGCGCTGCAGGGGGCGGGACGGACGCTGGCACTGGCTGAACGTCACCCTGCTGCGCATGGAGGACAGCGCGGCGGGCGACGTGATGGGCATGTGCCTGGTGCAGACGATCGACGAGCGCAAGGCGGTCGAGCACAGGGGGGCGGAGTTTCTCGCGGGCGCGAGCGCGCTGTTTGAGGAGCTGATCCTGCTCAACCTGAAGACAGGGCAGTTCACCCTGCGCAAGCGCTCGGACACCTGGGCCTCGCTGCCCTCGGGCGGCGCGTACACGGAGCTGAACGAGCAGTACGAGCGCACGCAGATTCACCCGGACGACCGCGCGATGTTCCGCGCGCAGTTCAGCCTGCCCGCGCTGCGCGCGGCGGTCGGGGCCGGGCGCACGCGCATCAGCGCGGAGCTGCGCCACCTTTCGGCGGATGGGGACTGGCGCTGGACGGAGCTGTGCGTGGTCGCCATGCCGGAGGACGCGGACGGCGCGATGCAGGTGCTGTGCACCTACCGCGACATCCACGAGCTGCGCCTCTCGCGCGAGGAGCAGCGGCTGGCCAACGAGCGCTTTGCGCACGCGGTGCGCAGGCTGTACAGCGTCGTGCTCGAAGGCGACCTGCTGCGCGACGAGGTGTACGTCTGGACGTTCGAGGAGGGGCGCGTCTGCCGCAAACGCGGCGAGCGGTCGCTCTCCGCGTACATCCACGAGGACGCGCAAAGCGCCCTGCATCCGGACTACCGCGAGGAATTCCTGCGGCGCTTCGACGTCAACCGCCTCAGGGCGACGTTTGCCGCGGGCCAGCCGGAGGTCTACTTCGAGGCCCCGCGCCGCGAGCACGGCGGCGAATACCGCTGGTTCGCGATGCAGGCGCAGGCCTGCGGCCCCGATCAGCGGCAGGTGATGTTTTACTTCAAGGACCTGGACGACACGCGCCGCGAGGAGGAGCGAAAGCGTAAGGAGCTGCTGGACGCGCTGCGCCTGGCGGAGCAGGCCTCCGGCGCGAAGACGGACTTCCTCTCGCGCATGAGCCACGACATCCGCACGCCCATGAACGCCATTCTGGGCATGACCGCCATCGCCCTGCAAAACGCGGAGGACCCGCCGCGCGTGCGCGACTGCCTGAAGAAGATCGACCTGTCGGCGGGCTACCTGCTCTCGCTCATCAGCGACATCCTGGACATGTCCAAGATCGAGAGCGGCAAGCTCAGCCTGTCGCAGGAGCCCTTCGATTTGGGCGAGCTGCTCGGCGGCGTGGGGGAGATCATCCGCGGGCAGGCCGAAAAGAAGCGTCAGCGCTTCCGGGTACAGATACCGGGGGCCCTTGAGACGATGTACGTGGGCGATCCCCTGCGCCTGCGCCAGATCCTGATGAACCTGCTTTCCAACGCGGTCAAGTACACGCCCGAGGGCGGGCACGTGGCGCTCCGGGCGGACGTGCAGGAGGAGGCCAGCGGCGACGCGATGCTGACCGTCTGGGTGGAGGACGACGGCATCGGCATGAGCGAGGCGTTCCTCAAGCGCATGTACGAGCCGTTCGAGCAGGAGAACGCGGGCGGCGGGCGCGTCTTCGAGGGAACGGGCCTGGGCCTCTCGATCACACATAGCCTGGTGAACCTGCTCAACGGCGCCATTGAGGTGAGGAGCGCGCCCGGCCGGGGCACGCGCTTTACCGTGCGCCTGCCGCTTTACCGCGCGCATTCGCGCGTCGCGTCCGAGCCGGCCGCAGGGGCCGAAGAGGAGGCGCGCTTTCACGGCGAGCGCGTGCTGCTCGTGGAGGACAACGCGCTCAACATGGAGATTGCCAGCACGCTTCTCAGCGAGCGCGGCCTCGTGGTGGACGAGGCGGTCAACGGCCGCGAGGCGCTGGAGCGCTTTGCGCAAAGCGCCCCCCGCGCCTACAGCGCCGTGCTGATGGACATCCGCATGCCCGTCATGGACGGGCTGGAGGCGACGCGCGGCATCCGCGCGCTGCCCCGGCCGGACGCCGCCGCGGTGCCGATTCTCGCGCTGACGGCCAACGCCTTTTCCGAGGAGAAGGCGCGCGCCCGCGAGGCGGGGATGACCGATTACCTGACCAAGCCCATCGACATGCGCAGGCTGTACGAGGCGCTCGCGCGCGCATGGGCGCAGGACGGCAAGGAGGAAAACTGA
- a CDS encoding serine hydrolase: MERLLEAFARRVQAEGLQVEGIAVGDERSVLLERRFAPDQARCIYSHTKSYMALAVGFAVSEGKLSLADRLCDCFPEAVPDGAPPALLRVTLRDLLTMSSGFGRPYLMIAGRRQGEGAPDYLRYMLTRPMTAQPGEAFSYSTADSVLAGRMVERRTGVNLLEYLYERLFRPLGQGLPVWECCPRGHPNGGSGLFMRLTDMMKLGQLCLAQGRWQGARLIDSAWLREATARHIDTPPAPEDGSEERRVENLWRYGYGYQFWRSPYPDAYRADGAFGQITTVLPRAGLVVAVQCPETGDFSKVRRALHEEVLSRL; encoded by the coding sequence ATGGAAAGGCTGCTGGAGGCTTTTGCCCGCCGCGTTCAGGCCGAGGGCCTGCAGGTGGAGGGCATCGCGGTGGGCGACGAGCGAAGCGTGCTGCTGGAGCGCCGCTTCGCGCCCGACCAGGCGCGCTGCATCTACTCGCACACCAAATCCTACATGGCCCTGGCCGTGGGGTTCGCCGTGTCGGAGGGCAAGCTCTCGCTTGCGGACCGCCTGTGCGATTGCTTCCCGGAGGCCGTGCCGGACGGCGCGCCGCCCGCGCTCCTTCGCGTCACCCTGCGCGACCTGCTCACCATGTCCAGCGGCTTTGGCCGGCCCTATCTCATGATCGCGGGGCGGCGGCAGGGCGAGGGCGCGCCGGACTACCTGCGCTACATGCTCACGCGCCCGATGACGGCGCAGCCGGGCGAGGCGTTTTCCTACTCCACGGCGGACAGCGTGCTCGCGGGCCGCATGGTCGAGCGGCGCACCGGGGTGAACCTGCTCGAATACCTGTACGAGCGGCTGTTTCGCCCGTTGGGGCAGGGGCTTCCCGTCTGGGAGTGCTGCCCCAGGGGCCATCCCAACGGCGGCAGCGGCCTGTTCATGCGGCTGACGGACATGATGAAGCTGGGCCAGCTCTGCCTCGCGCAGGGGCGCTGGCAGGGGGCGCGCCTGATCGACAGCGCCTGGCTGCGCGAGGCGACGGCAAGGCACATCGACACCCCGCCGGCGCCGGAGGACGGCAGCGAGGAGCGCCGCGTGGAAAACCTGTGGCGCTACGGCTACGGCTATCAGTTCTGGCGCTCGCCCTATCCGGACGCCTACCGCGCGGACGGCGCGTTCGGCCAGATCACCACCGTGCTGCCGCGCGCGGGCCTGGTCGTGGCGGTGCAGTGCCCGGAGACGGGCGACTTTTCAAAGGTGCGCCGCGCGCTGCACGAGGAGGTGCTCTCGCGTCTGTAG
- a CDS encoding nucleoside hydrolase codes for MHNVDRPRGIVDAVIDTDAYNEIDDQFAVSYLLCAGDRVNLRALYAAPFLNEKSTSPADGMEKSYREIHNLLRLAGREELCAVTYRGAERYLPDERTPVMSDAVRDLIGRARAYTPENPLYVLAIGAITNVASAFLAAPEIARSTVVVWLGGHAFHYPHNREFNCQQDVAAVRVVFNSGAQLVQLPCGGVVDALRTTEPELRAWLGGKSALCDYLVAHTVEEAEGYAKGKPWSRVIWDISVVAWLLDAEEEAVRSRAERRPIAQYDHHYSFSPDRPLMEYVYQIDRDRVFEDLFRRLAAGR; via the coding sequence ATGCACAACGTAGACCGTCCGCGGGGAATCGTGGACGCGGTGATCGACACCGACGCCTACAACGAGATCGACGACCAGTTCGCCGTTTCCTACCTGCTTTGCGCGGGGGACCGGGTGAACCTGCGCGCGCTGTACGCGGCGCCGTTCCTCAACGAAAAGTCCACGTCGCCCGCGGACGGCATGGAGAAGAGCTATCGGGAGATTCACAACCTCCTTCGCCTCGCCGGGCGCGAGGAGCTGTGCGCCGTGACGTATCGGGGCGCGGAGCGCTACCTGCCGGACGAGCGCACGCCCGTGATGTCGGACGCCGTCCGCGACCTGATCGGGCGCGCACGGGCGTATACGCCGGAAAACCCGCTCTACGTGTTGGCGATCGGCGCGATCACGAACGTCGCCTCCGCCTTCCTCGCCGCGCCGGAAATCGCGCGCAGCACGGTCGTCGTCTGGCTGGGCGGCCACGCCTTCCACTACCCGCACAACCGCGAGTTCAACTGCCAGCAGGACGTGGCGGCCGTGCGCGTGGTCTTTAACAGCGGCGCGCAGCTCGTGCAGCTTCCCTGCGGCGGCGTGGTCGACGCGCTGCGCACCACGGAGCCGGAGCTTCGCGCCTGGCTCGGCGGCAAAAGCGCGCTGTGCGACTACCTGGTGGCCCATACGGTGGAGGAGGCCGAAGGCTACGCGAAGGGAAAGCCCTGGAGCCGCGTGATCTGGGATATCTCGGTCGTCGCCTGGCTGCTGGACGCGGAGGAGGAGGCCGTCCGCTCGCGCGCGGAGCGCCGGCCCATCGCCCAGTACGACCACCACTACAGCTTCAGCCCCGACCGTCCCCTGATGGAGTACGTCTATCAGATCGACCGCGACCGCGTGTTTGAGGACCTGTTCCGCCGCCTTGCGGCGGGCCGCTGA
- a CDS encoding C-GCAxxG-C-C family protein, with protein MQNNEKLQSRRDFMRTAGKVFAGAAAMGVASPLLGAYDKALADDAVTAPEHPFTYQKLDPQKALERGYKSFYELGGCAAGAFDAIVGQLADDVGYPFNQIPVRMYANGAAGYGAASLCGSLGGCAGAIALVCEPADAKAVTAELFAWYRDHEFPAYDPDGNAPTKTVAKSVNCADSVTKFMSENGIKEMSDPKRLARCAAVTGEAAQKAVELLNAHFGL; from the coding sequence ATGCAGAACAATGAAAAGCTTCAGAGCCGCCGCGACTTTATGCGCACGGCTGGCAAGGTCTTTGCGGGCGCGGCGGCGATGGGCGTCGCGAGCCCCCTGCTCGGCGCGTACGACAAGGCGCTGGCGGACGACGCGGTGACCGCGCCGGAGCATCCGTTTACGTATCAGAAGCTGGATCCGCAGAAGGCGCTGGAGCGCGGCTACAAGTCCTTCTACGAGCTGGGCGGCTGCGCCGCGGGCGCGTTCGACGCGATCGTGGGCCAGCTGGCGGACGACGTCGGCTATCCCTTCAACCAGATCCCGGTGCGGATGTACGCGAACGGCGCGGCGGGCTACGGCGCGGCCTCGCTTTGCGGCTCCCTGGGCGGCTGCGCGGGCGCGATCGCGCTGGTGTGCGAGCCCGCCGATGCGAAGGCCGTGACGGCGGAACTGTTCGCCTGGTACCGCGACCATGAGTTCCCGGCCTACGATCCGGACGGCAACGCCCCCACCAAGACGGTCGCCAAGTCCGTCAACTGCGCAGACTCCGTCACGAAGTTCATGTCGGAGAACGGCATCAAGGAAATGAGCGATCCCAAGCGCCTGGCCCGCTGCGCGGCGGTCACCGGCGAGGCGGCCCAGAAGGCGGTCGAACTGCTCAACGCCCACTTCGGCCTGTAA
- a CDS encoding radical SAM protein: MKKLNLCVDLYGCPNRCKHCWLGQPKHVKMEDHADTDIVDFFKPYFDRIAFYSWFREPDMTDRYEERWEMDQKISVNAKPQRFELASFYRLCRDSAYAGFLSRIGVKKVQLTFFGMEEMTDRYVGRTGAFKELLSATDILINHGIAPRYQAFLNRENKDDIVRLLDFIEETDLKKRCETTGVPFEFFVHEGSCEGENRKLYDIRIAKEEIPRALIEYHIGYDRLRAEKEFCELLKDDASPYVYHNEDEITLYITSDYNVYYHFTNLSENWKIGNMKSDSAESLAAKIILEDTFALNEARKISIGELAERYGDFRSDKAFALNDYKSYLLNSHIESLVR; encoded by the coding sequence ATGAAAAAGCTGAATTTGTGCGTCGATCTGTACGGCTGCCCCAACAGATGCAAACATTGCTGGCTGGGACAGCCGAAACATGTGAAAATGGAGGACCATGCCGATACAGATATCGTGGATTTCTTTAAACCGTATTTTGATCGGATAGCGTTTTACAGCTGGTTCAGAGAACCCGACATGACCGATCGTTATGAAGAAAGGTGGGAAATGGATCAAAAAATATCGGTCAACGCCAAGCCCCAACGGTTTGAGCTCGCCAGTTTTTACAGGCTTTGCAGAGACAGCGCATATGCCGGATTTCTCAGCAGGATCGGCGTAAAAAAAGTTCAGCTGACATTCTTCGGCATGGAAGAAATGACCGACAGATACGTTGGGAGAACGGGCGCTTTTAAGGAGCTGCTGTCCGCTACGGATATTCTGATAAATCACGGAATCGCGCCCAGGTATCAAGCGTTCCTTAACAGGGAGAACAAGGACGACATTGTCAGGCTGTTGGATTTTATCGAAGAGACAGATTTGAAAAAGAGATGCGAAACCACGGGGGTGCCGTTCGAGTTCTTTGTTCATGAAGGGTCCTGTGAGGGCGAAAACAGGAAACTATATGATATACGCATCGCAAAAGAAGAGATTCCGCGGGCGCTGATCGAATATCACATCGGATATGACCGCCTTCGCGCGGAAAAAGAGTTCTGCGAGCTGCTAAAGGACGACGCCTCCCCGTATGTCTATCATAACGAGGATGAAATTACGCTGTACATTACATCCGATTACAATGTGTATTATCATTTTACGAACCTGTCTGAAAATTGGAAAATCGGAAATATGAAGAGCGATTCCGCGGAAAGCCTTGCCGCGAAAATCATCCTTGAGGATACCTTCGCGCTAAATGAGGCGAGAAAAATTTCAATCGGCGAGCTCGCTGAACGATACGGGGATTTTCGGTCGGATAAAGCGTTCGCCTTGAACGATTACAAAAGTTATCTGCTGAACAGCCATATAGAATCGCTGGTTCGGTAA
- a CDS encoding aldo/keto reductase has translation MEYAKLGHSGIEVSRLCVGCMSFGDPASKMHAWTLNPQESGAIIRHALDLGINFFDTANTYSAGTSEEYLGQAIRANVARDKVVLASKVYFNEGRLSAEAIRREIDGTLRRLGTDYLDLYIIHRFDYGTPVEETMEALHGLVKAGKVRALGASAMYGYQFYNLQLAAERGGFTPFTSMQNHYNLLYREDERELIPICEQMDVARTPYSPLAAGRLSRLAWKTDTLRSQTDKTAISKYDGTQETDYQIVLRVSEVAEKYGVTMTQVALAWQFQKGVTAPIVGATKAAYLDDAAGAFSVPLTAEDVAYLEEPYVPHRIVGAI, from the coding sequence ATGGAATACGCAAAATTGGGGCATTCGGGCATCGAGGTTTCGCGGCTGTGCGTCGGCTGCATGAGCTTTGGCGACCCGGCGAGCAAGATGCACGCCTGGACGCTGAATCCGCAGGAGAGCGGGGCGATCATCCGCCACGCGCTCGACCTGGGCATCAATTTCTTCGACACGGCGAACACCTACTCGGCGGGCACGAGCGAGGAGTACCTGGGCCAGGCCATCCGCGCAAACGTCGCGCGGGACAAGGTGGTGCTGGCCTCCAAGGTGTACTTTAACGAAGGGCGCCTGAGCGCGGAGGCGATCCGCCGCGAGATCGACGGCACGCTCAGGCGGCTGGGCACGGACTACCTGGACCTTTACATCATCCACCGCTTCGATTACGGCACGCCGGTGGAGGAGACGATGGAGGCGCTGCACGGCCTCGTGAAGGCGGGCAAGGTGCGCGCGCTGGGGGCTTCCGCGATGTACGGGTATCAGTTTTACAACCTGCAGCTCGCGGCGGAGCGGGGCGGGTTTACGCCGTTCACGTCGATGCAAAACCACTACAACCTGCTCTACCGCGAGGACGAGCGCGAGCTCATCCCGATCTGCGAGCAGATGGACGTCGCGCGCACGCCCTACAGCCCGCTGGCGGCGGGCAGGCTTTCCCGCCTCGCGTGGAAGACTGACACCCTGCGCAGCCAGACCGACAAGACCGCGATCTCCAAGTACGACGGCACGCAGGAGACGGACTACCAGATCGTGCTGCGCGTGAGCGAGGTCGCGGAAAAGTACGGCGTCACGATGACGCAGGTGGCGCTCGCCTGGCAGTTCCAAAAGGGCGTGACCGCGCCCATCGTCGGCGCGACGAAGGCCGCGTACCTGGACGACGCGGCGGGCGCGTTCTCCGTTCCCCTCACGGCGGAGGATGTCGCCTACCTGGAGGAGCCCTACGTGCCGCACAGGATCGTCGGCGCGATCTGA